The Streptomyces luteogriseus genome includes a window with the following:
- a CDS encoding putative bifunctional diguanylate cyclase/phosphodiesterase, giving the protein MRERAVSGTSEGPAPAADLDRPVVTESEIDTSPRTEPPTPRPYRSAFAAAPLAMAVVDREGTVVSANDALAALLGRSPDGLAGSVAADLVDLTSDARTWHAYREVLRGRQSRLRCARRLKHPDGHSLWVQVTVAPLPAEDDGVLLSVADISARRELQARLRHLQMHDPVTRLPNRTLFFERLSAALEAESYEQSGTGRIGLCYLDLDGFKAINDTLGHRVGDRLLAAVAERLTRCADEAGHARTSIPLVARLGGDEFALLVEDSTGTEQLAELAESALRAVQDPFDIAGQRLSVSASIGVVERHAAGTTPTALMQAADTTLYWAKADGKARWTLFDPERNAHRMTRQALASTLRPAIDRGEFRLEYQPLVGMEDDRLHGVEALIRWNHPQFGVLTPNRFIGLAEEDGSIVPLGRWVLRTACRQARRWQLDHPDEPPIFVSVNVAVRQVWDSDLVADVAGTLAETGLAPHLLQLELTESAVMGSAGRPLQTLKALSDMGVRIAIDDFGTGYSNLAYLSRLPVSVLKLDGSFVRGFQYDDREAAARANPADEVVVEAMIQLAHRLGLTVTAECVETSAQATRLRSIGCDTGQGWLYSRPVSPDRISELLDTPDVQAGVGNP; this is encoded by the coding sequence ATGCGGGAGCGAGCGGTGAGCGGAACCTCCGAAGGGCCGGCGCCCGCGGCAGACCTGGACCGGCCGGTCGTCACAGAGAGTGAGATCGACACGTCTCCCCGTACCGAGCCCCCGACCCCGCGGCCCTACCGCTCCGCCTTCGCGGCCGCCCCGCTCGCCATGGCCGTCGTGGACCGCGAGGGCACGGTCGTCAGTGCCAACGACGCCCTCGCCGCGCTGCTCGGCCGCAGCCCGGACGGGTTGGCCGGGTCCGTCGCCGCCGACCTGGTCGACCTCACCTCCGACGCCCGCACCTGGCACGCGTACCGCGAGGTGCTGCGCGGGCGACAGTCCCGGCTGCGCTGCGCGCGCCGGCTCAAGCACCCCGACGGGCACTCGCTGTGGGTGCAGGTGACGGTCGCCCCGCTGCCCGCCGAGGACGACGGTGTGCTGCTGTCGGTCGCCGACATCAGCGCCCGCCGGGAACTCCAGGCCCGGTTGCGGCACTTGCAGATGCACGACCCGGTGACCCGGCTGCCCAACCGCACCCTGTTCTTCGAACGACTGTCGGCCGCGCTGGAGGCGGAGTCCTACGAGCAGAGCGGCACGGGCCGGATCGGGCTGTGCTACCTGGACCTGGACGGCTTCAAGGCCATCAACGACACCCTCGGCCATCGCGTCGGGGACCGGCTGCTGGCGGCCGTCGCCGAGCGCCTGACGCGCTGCGCGGACGAGGCCGGCCACGCACGGACCAGCATTCCGCTGGTGGCCCGGCTGGGCGGTGACGAGTTCGCGCTGCTCGTCGAGGACTCCACGGGCACCGAACAGCTGGCCGAACTGGCCGAGTCGGCGCTGCGGGCGGTCCAGGACCCGTTCGACATCGCCGGCCAGCGACTGTCGGTCTCGGCGTCCATCGGCGTCGTCGAGCGGCACGCGGCCGGCACCACCCCCACCGCGCTGATGCAGGCGGCCGACACGACGCTGTACTGGGCGAAGGCCGACGGCAAGGCCCGCTGGACGCTGTTCGACCCGGAGCGCAACGCCCACCGCATGACCCGTCAGGCCCTCGCCTCCACACTCCGCCCGGCCATCGACCGGGGCGAGTTCCGGCTGGAGTACCAGCCGCTGGTGGGCATGGAGGACGACCGGCTGCACGGGGTCGAGGCGCTCATCCGATGGAACCATCCCCAGTTCGGCGTACTGACGCCGAATCGGTTCATCGGACTGGCGGAGGAGGACGGTTCGATCGTCCCGCTGGGCCGCTGGGTGCTCCGTACGGCCTGCCGGCAGGCCCGCCGATGGCAGCTGGACCACCCGGACGAGCCGCCGATCTTCGTCAGCGTGAACGTGGCGGTTCGGCAGGTCTGGGACTCGGACCTGGTGGCGGACGTCGCCGGGACACTGGCCGAGACCGGGCTCGCCCCGCACCTGCTCCAGCTGGAGCTCACCGAATCGGCCGTGATGGGCTCGGCGGGCCGCCCGCTCCAGACCCTGAAGGCGCTCAGCGACATGGGCGTGCGGATCGCCATCGACGACTTCGGCACCGGCTACTCGAACCTGGCGTACCTCAGCCGGCTGCCGGTGTCGGTGCTGAAGCTGGACGGGTCCTTCGTCCGCGGCTTCCAGTACGACGACCGGGAGGCGGCCGCCCGGGCCAACCCGGCCGACGAGGTCGTCGTCGAGGCGATGATCCAGCTAGCGCACCGGCTCGGGCTGACCGTCACGGCCGAGTGCGTGGAGACCTCGGCACAGGCGACGCGGCTGCGGAGCATCGGCTGCGACACCGGACAGGGCTGGCTGTACTCCCGCCCGGTGTCGCCGGATCGTATCTCCGAACTGCTGGACACACCGGACGTTCAGGCGGGCGTCGGCAACCCGTAG
- a CDS encoding maleate cis-trans isomerase family protein: MTALGFLYPGHSAEDDYPRIEQLLGSDIRVDLVHTDIGEDAHRVDALLEMGSAGRLAAGVQELRHAGADAVVWACTSGSFVYGWDGAQEQVRTLAQTAGLPASSTSFAFAHAVRELGARRVAIGATYPEDVAQLFAEFLRAAGVEVVSVNSSGIITAAEVGTWGEAELLALARNSDHPDAEALLLPDTALHTAAHIPALEKELGKPILTANQVTVWEGLRLADRRVNAPELGALFTREPLVQA, from the coding sequence ATGACAGCACTGGGATTTCTCTACCCGGGCCACTCCGCCGAGGACGACTATCCGCGCATCGAGCAGTTGCTGGGCAGCGACATCCGGGTGGACCTGGTGCACACCGACATCGGTGAGGACGCGCACCGGGTGGACGCGCTGCTCGAGATGGGCTCCGCCGGCCGGCTCGCGGCGGGCGTCCAGGAACTGCGGCACGCCGGTGCGGACGCGGTGGTGTGGGCCTGCACGAGCGGCAGCTTCGTCTACGGCTGGGACGGCGCGCAGGAGCAGGTCCGCACCCTGGCCCAGACCGCCGGGCTGCCGGCCTCGTCCACGTCCTTCGCGTTCGCGCACGCGGTGCGGGAGCTCGGGGCGCGCAGGGTCGCGATCGGAGCGACGTACCCGGAGGACGTGGCGCAGCTCTTCGCCGAGTTCCTGCGCGCGGCCGGTGTGGAGGTCGTGTCGGTCAACAGCTCCGGCATCATCACGGCCGCCGAGGTCGGCACATGGGGCGAGGCCGAACTCCTCGCCCTGGCCCGCAACTCCGACCACCCCGACGCCGAGGCCCTCCTCCTGCCCGACACGGCCCTGCACACGGCGGCCCACATCCCGGCCCTGGAGAAGGAACTCGGCAAGCCGATCCTCACCGCCAACCAGGTCACGGTCTGGGAGGGCCTGCGCCTGGCGGACCGGCGGGTGAACGCGCCGGAGCTGGGGGCGCTCTTCACGCGGGAGCCGCTCGTCCAGGCGTGA
- a CDS encoding LLM class flavin-dependent oxidoreductase has protein sequence MAADEIRGAVQGSAPVPLSVLDLVTVGAGRTASDALRTSVDLARLAENRGFHRYWVAEHHSMPGVASSSPAVILAHLAAHTDRIRLGSGGVMLPNHAPLVIAEQFGTLEAMAPGRIDLGLGRAPGTDGATAAALRRTDRLNEGADDFPEQLAELTRFLDDDFPDGHRYRRIHAVPGPVQATSPGGVQSPHRPPLWLLGSSGFSARLAGVLGLPFAFAHHFSAQNTVPALDLYRESFRPSAVLDEPYALIGVSALAADEEREARRQVLAAALSMVRLRTGRPGLVPSPEEAEAYEFSPMERDFVDSWNANVIHGTPDEVRSGLDDLAKRTGADELMITANAHGGDVRLRSYELIADAYGLPTPA, from the coding sequence GTGGCGGCAGACGAGATACGCGGCGCAGTACAGGGCAGCGCCCCCGTCCCCCTCTCCGTACTGGACCTGGTCACCGTGGGGGCCGGCCGCACCGCCTCCGACGCCCTGCGCACCAGCGTCGACCTGGCCCGCCTCGCGGAGAACCGCGGCTTCCACCGGTACTGGGTCGCCGAGCACCACTCCATGCCGGGCGTGGCCTCCTCGTCCCCGGCCGTGATCCTGGCCCATCTCGCCGCCCACACCGACCGCATCCGGCTCGGCTCGGGCGGTGTGATGCTGCCCAACCACGCCCCGCTCGTGATCGCCGAGCAGTTCGGCACGCTGGAGGCCATGGCCCCGGGCCGGATCGACCTCGGCCTCGGCCGCGCCCCCGGCACGGACGGCGCCACGGCCGCCGCCCTGCGCCGCACGGACCGGCTCAACGAGGGCGCCGACGACTTCCCCGAGCAGCTCGCCGAGCTGACCCGCTTCCTCGACGACGACTTCCCCGACGGGCACCGGTACCGCCGTATCCACGCCGTGCCGGGCCCGGTCCAGGCCACGTCCCCCGGCGGCGTCCAGTCCCCGCACCGCCCGCCGCTCTGGCTGCTCGGCTCCTCCGGCTTCAGTGCCCGTCTCGCGGGTGTCCTCGGGCTGCCCTTCGCGTTCGCGCATCACTTCTCGGCGCAGAACACCGTCCCGGCCCTGGACCTGTACCGGGAGTCGTTCCGGCCCTCCGCCGTGCTCGACGAGCCGTACGCCCTCATCGGCGTCTCCGCGCTCGCCGCCGACGAGGAGCGGGAGGCCCGCCGGCAGGTGCTGGCCGCCGCCCTCAGCATGGTCCGGCTGCGCACCGGCCGCCCCGGTCTCGTGCCCAGCCCGGAGGAGGCGGAGGCCTACGAGTTCAGCCCCATGGAGCGCGACTTCGTCGACTCCTGGAACGCCAACGTCATCCACGGCACCCCCGACGAGGTCCGCTCGGGCCTCGACGACCTCGCCAAGCGCACCGGCGCCGACGAGCTGATGATCACGGCCAACGCGCACGGCGGGGACGTCCGGCTGCGCTCCTACGAACTCATCGCCGATGCCTACGGGTTGCCGACGCCCGCCTGA